A stretch of DNA from Sugiyamaella lignohabitans strain CBS 10342 chromosome B, complete sequence:
GAGCAATAATTTTGGTGTCTCTACATTCGGTACCGCAAGTCAATCTTCGGCAGGTGGTCCTGgaagtggtagtggtagtggtagtgaTGAATGGGAACAATTGTTTGCGGGATTCAGCAACAATGTCCCGCCCCCTACTGTACCAAATGCCAGTGAGCAAGATATTAACGATGCATTTGCTATTCCCTCTGGGGCAACTCCATTTGCTGCCTCAGTTGCTGCACCGCCTCTACCACCCAAGGCAGTGTCCCCgaactcagcagcagtcaatGAACTGGTTGGAATGGGTTTCACTCACGAAGATGCATTAGACGCTCtgcagaaaaaaaacttcaACCTTTCTGAAGCCTCAAATTATCTTCTTGATCGTACTCGTTAGCTATATTAGCAGAaagtatataaataaaaaaacattAGAATTACAAGAACCGAACTATTCTGTTCGGATATCATTATTTAATGGTTAGGTTGGAACTGCAGATATTATTGCCCATCGAAGCCATCATATTGTTTGAGTGATATTTGATAGAAAGTCTATGAGATCCTTTCGTTCAGGAAGTTGGTTAACAGCCGAAATAGTTGATTCAAGATCTCTCAAGCAATGCTGCATTGACTCAATTAGTGTCGACAGCATCTGTTGACTGTCAGTTAGTTCACTCTTCAAACTactattttcttcttgacaaAGCAATATTTTGGACTTTAGTTGTGATATCCGTTCTAATTTAGCCTGCCGTAGGTTACTGGCTAGAATGTTTTGTGGAGTAAGCTTGTCTAGAAAAACGGGACTTTCCCAAGGTTTCCGCAATTCTGGAGAAAGTTGCCGTCGTTCATATGCCTCAGCTATTAATTGCTCTAGCTCGGCTAACTTGGCTTGGATGTCTCTCTCCTGAAATATTGCTGCAAACTCTTTTTGGGCCGTTCTCCGCCAGAAGTTGGTGACTTGTTTCAACGCTTGTTCCATTGCCTGTCCAGCTTTAGGGCGTTTAGCAATTGTCGGGTAGCAGGCCAGCACTCTATCAAGTGTTAGATATTTAATAGATTCTTCCAAGCACCTTGAGGATAAGTCAACAAGTGCCTGATATCGAATAGAATTTGTAGTTGAGATAGGAGGAAGTTGCCGGGAGGAATTGGACTGAGAATGCTCTTGATTTGTACTGTCAGGTATATCTGGTGCAGTTTGACTATGTCCAACTCGGTCGTCTGAAATGGCGCGCTCACTATCCACACTGTGACGAGTGGAGTCATTTGTTGATGCCGCAGTAATTTGAGAGTTGTTGTCGGCTTCAGTATGAGGAATCGTCCGATTGTTGAGATCTGGGTTTATTGGTACCCGCTCAGAAGGCTCGTTGAGGGCTGTACCCTCCGTATTCATGTCAATTTGAGGTGTGGGTACCAATTCTTGAATTATCGATCCTGAACTTGGTACTATCAACATTTGGTTCTCTTGGCTAACTGTTTCCCTGGTAAGCGATATGCTTTGATTAACTGCTTCATCATTTGCAGATTCCTCAagatttgattttgattctAAGCCTGGATTCTCAGGGTGATGCGAACCTGATAAATCATTCCTCAAGGATTCGATTTGATCAGGACCCTCAACTTGCGAATCCAATGACATGTCAACTGATCCCTCGTCAAGTAGAGTCTGAGATGAAATAAGCAGTTTATCTGTATCTAGAGGCTGTTGTGATTCGCCTTCAACCACAATGTCCATTTTATCCAGCGATTGTGACTGACCGGCTTCACCTGACACCTCTGATATCTCAGGTTGCGTCATGGAAAATCCAGGGGTTTTAGACAACGCGTCAGGTTGTGAATCCAGACTgggagctgctgctgctgccaaactCGTTTCTAGCACATCAGCCCTCCCTGGAGATATCTGATCTCTGGCAGAAGAAATTGTGCCTTCTCCCATTTCTCGATTTACACCAGTTCACCACTCTGGTTAAAAGGATTTGTTATTGGTACCCGTTTTAGACGCGCTCCTTTTAATCTGGGATATGCAGCTAGATTAGATAACGGTCACGTGCAGTTGtcacaataataaattcCGGTTCTTTTGTGCAATCCCGTCGGGAACTCGGTACTGAAGGCTTCGATTATTTCTAACGAGTTACTATCTCTATCTGATTGTTTACATCCTGAACTGTTTGTTTGAATGGAATATAcgctttcttcttgatcaAAATTGATCTAGGGAAAACCCTAACATCATAGTATAAGAAGGCGAAGTCGCCAACAGTGAAGTAGTACGAACCTAAAAGCACAACATATAATACAGGTAGCAGTTTTGGCAagtcaagctcaagcaTTGATAAGTATTGGCAAAAGTAATTGTATCTGATCGTTGGTTTAGCATTCATACAAATGTCGTTAGATCCCGAATCTCTTATTGCCCAGGTAAGATTGCCCGCGATACCCATTATTTGAAAGGGGCTCATCAGATTAGCACTGTCCAAAGAATTACAGAGCAGTCTGATATGcttttatattatattgtGATTGTGAGTTTTGTGGCTTATTGAAGGAATTCTAACATTTGCAGGCCAACAAGAAGGCAGCACCTACATCAGGCTTGTTTTCTAAACTCCTTGGCTCTAGCTCCTACCagctagaagaagcagccgATTTATATATTCAGGCAGCAAACGCTTATAGATTGCAAAAGAACTCACGAAGTGCTGGAAGCACGTTTGAgaaagctgctgccgtGCAACTAAGGAGTGAGTCCAAAGATGATGCTGCAAATACTCTGGTTGAGGCTTACAAGTCATATCGCCAGTCGGATCCTCAAGATGCGGTCAGAGTACTGAAAGAAGCCATCCAACTATTTACAGCTCGAGGTGCCTTCCGAAGAGCCGCAAATTACCAAATGGATTTAGGAGGATTATACGAAACTGAACTGCGGGATCTTACTGAGGCAATTGTTGCCTATGACAATGCCGGTGAATGGTACTTCCAAGATCAAGCGGAAGCCTTATCCAACAAAGCATTTCTAAAGGTAGCAGACCTATCGGCATTGAATGGTGATTATGTTACTGCCATTGAGAAGTTCGAAAGGGTGGCTAAACAATCATTAAACAACAGCCTGAACAAATGGAGTCTGAAAGAGTATTTCTTGAAGGCTGGTGTTTGTAGAGTGGCTGAGCAAGATCTAGTATCAGCAGACAGAGCTCTAGAACAATACTTAGAATGGGAGCCATCATTTGGTACTACGAGGGAATACCAGTTGTTGTCGAATATTATTGCTGCAGTTCAAGAAGGTGATGAACAGCTTTTTACCGATAAACTGATGGAGTTCGATCAATTCTCCAAGCTTGACCGCTGGATGGTCACCATCACCCTGAGAATCAAGGAGCACCTTCAGTCGGCTGAGGACGATATGTTGTAGGCAcgtttttattttatatactAATACATTGCCGTGCAATTGAACAATTGGCCGTTAAACGAAATCCTTTCAAACGATTCAATTGGGAACTAGACCACATCCCCCTACTTAATAGTAGAGACCCTTCACCAGTGAGCCCTGCAGCTCATGCAAGAGCAACGACTATACTGATAAGAACTGCATTTGTACACAGACGGCTGATATCTGACCAGTAAAAAATTTACGTGCTGTAGTTTTAATGTGAGAAATAGTGCAGGTTGGGATCAGTCAGAGCAGTTGGAGAAGGGTCATAGATATAGGACTGCAGATATAAAATTTTATGATTTTCccctttctcttcttttttttttttttttttttttctttgtgCTCCTCCATCTACAATTTATAGATAATaaattgaagaaaaagagaaatatatttttaagAGCAAGTGGTGATAGCTTTAATAGCGTCAAAACGTCATAGCGTTAACGTCGTAGCGAAAGCGTGCTGGATATAGTCAGTCGTGGAAATGTTACTTAAACCTTGGACTAATATTGCTTTACGCAATTCAATTCGTCGTCGTAATGCTATTCCTTCTTTGTGTCGGTATGTCTCAACTGAGATTAGTTCCAAGACTCAAAACCAGAGAAAGGCCTATGTTGGCGCTGGAATCTTGAATCCAAATTCTCATAAAGATAAACTTGTTGATGTTAACAAAGTGTTGGTTATTGGATCAGGTGGTCTTAGTATTGGTCAAGCTGGTGAGTTTGATTACTCAGGCTCGCAGGCCATCAAGGCTTTGAAAGAAGCTAATAAGAAGTCTATTCTTATCAATCCCAATATTGCAACCAACCAAACTTCTCATGCATTGGCTGATGAGATCTACTTTTTGCCAGTCACCGCTGAGTATATTATCCATATCATTGAACGTGAACAGCCAGATGGTATTTTGCTCACATTTGGTGGACAGACTGGTTTGAATGTCGGTGTCGAACTTGATAAGATGGGTGTTTTCGATCGTTATGGCGTCAAGGTTTTGGGTACCCCCATCAAGACTTTGGAAACCTCTGAAGATCGTGACTTGTTTGCCCAAGCATTGAAGGAGATT
This window harbors:
- the NNF1 gene encoding MIND complex subunit NNF1 encodes the protein MGEGTISSARDQISPGRADVLETSLAAAAAPSLDSQPDALSKTPGFSMTQPEISEVSGEAGQSQSLDKMDIVVEGESQQPLDTDKLLISSQTLLDEGSVDMSLDSQVEGPDQIESLRNDLSGSHHPENPGLESKSNLEESANDEAVNQSISLTRETVSQENQMLIVPSSGSIIQELVPTPQIDMNTEGTALNEPSERVPINPDLNNRTIPHTEADNNSQITAASTNDSTRHSVDSERAISDDRVGHSQTAPDIPDSTNQEHSQSNSSRQLPPISTTNSIRYQALVDLSSRCLEESIKYLTLDRVLACYPTIAKRPKAGQAMEQALKQVTNFWRRTAQKEFAAIFQERDIQAKLAELEQLIAEAYERRQLSPELRKPWESPVFLDKLTPQNILASNLRQAKLERISQLKSKILLCQEENSSLKSELTDSQQMLSTLIESMQHCLRDLESTISAVNQLPERKDLIDFLSNITQTI
- the SEC17 gene encoding Sec17p (Alpha-SNAP cochaperone; SNARE-complex adaptor for Sec18 (NSF) during the disassembly of postfusion cis-SNARE complexes; stimulates the ATPase activity of Sec18p; peripheral membrane protein required for vesicular transport between ER and Golgi, the 'priming' step in homotypic vacuole fusion, and autophagy; similar to mammalian alpha-SNAP; GO_component: GO:0031201 - SNARE complex [Evidence IPI] [PMID 10397773]; GO_component: GO:0005829 - cytosol [Evidence IDA] [PMID 8636207]; GO_component: GO:0019898 - extrinsic component of membrane [Evidence IDA] [PMID 1601878]; GO_component: GO:0000329 - fungal-type vacuole membrane [Evidence IDA] [PMID 19001347]; GO_component: GO:0016020 - membrane [Evidence IEA,IEA]; GO_function: GO:0001671 - ATPase activator activity [Evidence IDA] [PMID 10387016]; GO_function: GO:0005483 - soluble NSF attachment protein activity [Evidence IPI] [PMID 10387016]; GO_function: GO:0005483 - soluble NSF attachment protein activity [Evidence IDA] [PMID 11994317]; GO_process: GO:0035494 - SNARE complex disassembly [Evidence IDA] [PMID 18650938]; GO_process: GO:0035494 - SNARE complex disassembly [Evidence IDA] [PMID 9425154]; GO_process: GO:0006914 - autophagy [Evidence IMP] [PMID 11694599]; GO_process: GO:0006886 - intracellular protein transport [Evidence IEA]; GO_process: GO:0015031 - protein transport [Evidence IEA]; GO_process: GO:0006810 - transport [Evidence IEA]; GO_process: GO:0042144 - vacuole fusion, non-autophagic [Evidence IDA] [PMID 8670830]; GO_process: GO:0042144 - vacuole fusion, non-autophagic [Evidence IDA] [PMID 9685264]; GO_process: GO:0048280 - vesicle fusion with Golgi apparatus [Evidence IDA] [PMID 1601878]; GO_process: GO:0016192 - vesicle-mediated transport [Evidence IEA]), translated to MDLGGLYETELRDLTEAIVAYDNAGEWYFQDQAEALSNKAFLKVADLSALNGDYVTAIEKFERVAKQSLNNSLNKWSLKEYFLKAGVCRVAEQDLVSADRALEQYLEWEPSFGTTREYQLLSNIIAAVQEGDEQLFTDKLMEFDQFSKLDRWMVTITLRIKEHLQSAEDDML